The DNA region ATCAAACCATGGTACAAATACTAAACCTTTTGATGGTCTATTTCTACCTCTTGTCTCAACTCTTGCTTTAACTTTTCCTCTTCTACTTTCAACCCAAGCTAACTCACCTTGTTTAACACCATATTTTTTAGCATCTTCTGGGTGCATATAACAAAGTGCTTCAGGTACTGCTCTATATAATTCAGGAACTCTCATTGTCATTGTTCCACTGTGCCAATGTTCTAAAACTCTTCCTGTACATAACCAAACTGGATATTCTGTATCTGGCATTTCAGGTGCATCCATATATGGTCTTGCAAATATTTTTGCTTTATTTGGTAAAGGTTTTTTATTTTTATTTGTAATACCTTTTAAGTTACCTTGAGGAATCGCTTTTGCTATTTTTCCATAAAATGCAAAATCACTATTTGGGTTTGCTTTTTTTGCATACGGATCATATTTTGTATTAAATCTCCATGCTGTCTCTTTACCATCAACAACTGGCCATTTTAATCCTCTAACTCTATGATAAGTATCAAAATCTGCTAAATCATGTCCATGTCCTCTACCAAAGTCTGCATACTCTTCAAATAGATATTTTTGAATAAAGAAACCATAACCTTTGAAAACTTCACCATCACTTCCAACTACATTTCTACTATCACCATATGCTTCAGTATTATCAAAACCTTTTTGAATAGGATCATTTTCATCTAATTTGTATGATTTTGCTTTTTCATTTGCAAATAAAATATCAAATATTGTAGTATTTTCATCATATCCCATTGCTTTAGCTTTTGCAATTACATTTGGTAATTTTTTACCATTTCTTAGAGTATATTCACCCCATAAATCTTTAACTTTAAATCTTTTTGATAATTCAACCCATTGCCATGTATCAGACATAGAATCACCAACTGGTAATACTTGTTGTCTCCAGTGCTGAGTTCTTCTTTCTGCATTACCATAAGCACCCCATTTTTCATAAATCATAGCAGTTGGTAAAATTAAGTCAGATACTTTTGCTGAAATACCAGGATAACCATCTGAACAAACAATGAAATTATCCATTTGTCTTGCAGCTTTTATCCAATGACTTGCACTAGCACTATCTTGATAAGGGTTACACACACTAATCCAAGCAAATTTAATAAGACCATCTTCAATATCTCTATGAATTTTCATTATATGTTGATTTCCAACAGGATTTAATGTTTCACTTGGTATTTTCCATGCTTTTTCACAAATATCTCTATGTTTTTTAACTTTTACCATTAAATCTGCTGGTAATCTATGGCAAAATGTTCCAACTTCTCTTGCTGTTCCACAAGCACTTGGTTGTCCTGTAAGTGAAAATGCACCTGAACCTGGTTTTGCTTGTTTATTTAATAAAAAGTGAACATTATATGCTAAAGTATTTACCCATGTTCCTCTTGTATGTTGATTCATACCCATTGTCCAAAAAGAGATAACTTTTCTATTTTTTTCGATATATAAATCAGCTAATTCTTTAATTTTCTTTTTGAATGTTTCATCTGATTCATCAGGATTACCTTTTGATACTTTTGTAACATAATCAATATCATATGGCTCTAAGAATTTTTTATACTCTTCAAATGATATTTCCCAGTGTTTTAATCCAGCTGGTTTATTAACCATCACATCACCAGCTTTGTATCCATATGCTGCTAATGCAGGGGCTTCATCTTCTGAAACTACTTTTTTCATTTCTTTATTGATAATTTCCATTTCTTTAGAAGAATATTTTCCTTCAACTATAGATTTTTCACCAGCTCTTCTCATCCCATAACCCATATTAACTGGACTTGCTGCAAATACAATATGTTCTTTTACAAAGTCCCAATCAATTGCTTCTGGGTGATTATAAACAATTTCTCTTGCAATATAATTCCATAAAGCTAAATCTGAATTTGGTTTGAAGATAATTTCAGTATCAGCTAAATCAGAAGTTCTATGTCTGTATGTAGATAAATTAATAACTTTTACATTTTTAGGATCTGATAATTTTCTGTCAGTAACTCTAGACCACAAAATAGGGTGCATTTCTGCCATATTTGAACCCCATGTTACAACAGTATCAGTTAATTCAATATCGTCATAACATCCACTTGGTTCATCAATACCA from Malaciobacter molluscorum LMG 25693 includes:
- the napA gene encoding nitrate reductase catalytic subunit NapA, with the protein product MSLSRRDFLKSSAAASAAAAVGMNMPTQLKAAANKLEGDWRWDKAACRFCGTGCGIMIATKQGKIVAVKGDPAAPVNRGLNCIKGYFNAKIMYGADRLKQPLLRVNEKGEFDKNGKFAPVSWKRAFDEMEVHIKKALKESGPEGVANFASGQYTVMEGYAAQKLMKAGFRSNAIDPNARHCMASAVVGFYQTFGIDEPSGCYDDIELTDTVVTWGSNMAEMHPILWSRVTDRKLSDPKNVKVINLSTYRHRTSDLADTEIIFKPNSDLALWNYIAREIVYNHPEAIDWDFVKEHIVFAASPVNMGYGMRRAGEKSIVEGKYSSKEMEIINKEMKKVVSEDEAPALAAYGYKAGDVMVNKPAGLKHWEISFEEYKKFLEPYDIDYVTKVSKGNPDESDETFKKKIKELADLYIEKNRKVISFWTMGMNQHTRGTWVNTLAYNVHFLLNKQAKPGSGAFSLTGQPSACGTAREVGTFCHRLPADLMVKVKKHRDICEKAWKIPSETLNPVGNQHIMKIHRDIEDGLIKFAWISVCNPYQDSASASHWIKAARQMDNFIVCSDGYPGISAKVSDLILPTAMIYEKWGAYGNAERRTQHWRQQVLPVGDSMSDTWQWVELSKRFKVKDLWGEYTLRNGKKLPNVIAKAKAMGYDENTTIFDILFANEKAKSYKLDENDPIQKGFDNTEAYGDSRNVVGSDGEVFKGYGFFIQKYLFEEYADFGRGHGHDLADFDTYHRVRGLKWPVVDGKETAWRFNTKYDPYAKKANPNSDFAFYGKIAKAIPQGNLKGITNKNKKPLPNKAKIFARPYMDAPEMPDTEYPVWLCTGRVLEHWHSGTMTMRVPELYRAVPEALCYMHPEDAKKYGVKQGELAWVESRRGKVKARVETRGRNRPSKGLVFVPWFDEKVFINKVCLDATCPMSKQTDFKKCAVKIYKA